The following proteins are co-located in the Pseudomonas synxantha genome:
- the rnhB gene encoding ribonuclease HII, whose protein sequence is MITQMGLDFSLVAQAHELVAGVDEVGRGPLCGAVVTAAVILDPNRPILGLNDSKKLTEARREKLFDEICEKALSWHIARAEVEEIDELNILHATMLAMQRAVEGLHITPKLAMIDGNRCPKLAMRAEAVVQGDGKVPAIAAASILAKVSRDREMAAFDLIYPGYGMGGHKGYPTPVHLEALARLGPTPIHRRSFAPVRQAYEARESLIEV, encoded by the coding sequence ATGATCACGCAAATGGGCCTGGATTTCAGCCTGGTTGCCCAAGCTCATGAGCTGGTGGCCGGCGTTGACGAAGTAGGGCGCGGTCCGTTGTGCGGTGCAGTGGTCACGGCAGCGGTGATCCTTGACCCGAACCGTCCGATCCTGGGCCTCAACGATTCGAAAAAACTCACCGAAGCCCGTCGTGAAAAACTCTTCGACGAGATCTGTGAGAAAGCCCTGAGCTGGCATATTGCCCGGGCAGAAGTAGAAGAAATCGACGAATTGAACATCCTGCACGCTACTATGCTGGCCATGCAGCGTGCGGTGGAAGGCCTGCATATCACCCCGAAATTGGCGATGATCGACGGCAACCGTTGCCCGAAACTGGCGATGCGCGCTGAAGCCGTGGTTCAGGGCGATGGCAAGGTTCCGGCCATTGCTGCGGCGTCGATCTTGGCCAAGGTCAGTCGTGACCGCGAAATGGCTGCGTTCGATTTGATCTACCCCGGCTATGGCATGGGTGGGCATAAGGGCTATCCGACGCCCGTTCATCTGGAAGCCCTGGCCCGCCTCGGCCCAACGCCTATTCATCGTCGTTCCTTTGCCCCGGTGCGCCAGGCTTATGAGGCGCGTGAGAGCCTGATCGAGGTTTAG
- the lpxB gene encoding lipid-A-disaccharide synthase: MANLRIALVAGEASGDILGAGLMRALKAQHPAVEFIGVGGPLMQAEGLASYFPMERLSVMGLVEVLGRLRELLARRKLLVKTLVEEKPDVFIGIDAPDFTLNIELKLRQAGIKTVHYVSPSVWAWRQKRVLKIREGCDLMLTLLPFEARFYEEQGVPVRFVGHTLADAIPLHADRAAARAALGLPDGPLVALMPGSRGGEVGRLGALFFDAAERLQAQKPGVRFVLPCASPQRRAQIETLLEGRDLPLTLLDGQSHLALAACDAVLIASGTATLEALLYKRPMVVAYRLAPLTFWILKRMVKSPYISLPNLLAQRLLVPELLQDDATPEALAQTLLPLIDGGEEQTRGFDDIHRTLRRDASNQAADAVLTLIGQKQGAL; this comes from the coding sequence ATGGCCAACCTGCGTATTGCGCTAGTGGCCGGTGAAGCTTCCGGCGATATCCTGGGTGCTGGCCTGATGCGTGCCCTCAAGGCCCAGCATCCCGCGGTGGAATTTATCGGGGTGGGTGGCCCCTTGATGCAGGCCGAAGGTCTTGCCTCCTATTTTCCCATGGAGCGTCTGTCGGTCATGGGCCTGGTGGAGGTATTGGGACGCCTGCGCGAGCTTCTCGCTCGTCGCAAACTGCTGGTCAAGACGCTCGTCGAAGAAAAGCCCGATGTGTTTATCGGTATCGATGCGCCGGATTTCACCCTCAATATTGAACTCAAGCTGCGTCAGGCCGGAATCAAGACCGTGCACTACGTCAGCCCGTCCGTATGGGCGTGGCGGCAGAAGCGCGTGTTGAAGATCCGCGAAGGCTGCGACCTGATGTTGACCCTGTTGCCATTCGAGGCGCGGTTCTACGAAGAGCAGGGCGTGCCGGTGCGCTTTGTCGGTCATACCTTGGCAGATGCCATCCCCCTGCACGCTGACCGTGCTGCGGCGCGTGCCGCATTGGGCTTGCCCGATGGCCCATTGGTGGCGTTGATGCCGGGCAGTCGTGGCGGTGAGGTCGGGCGCTTGGGTGCGCTGTTTTTTGACGCCGCCGAACGTCTGCAAGCGCAAAAACCGGGCGTTCGTTTTGTATTGCCATGCGCCAGCCCGCAACGTCGCGCGCAGATCGAAACCTTGCTGGAAGGCCGCGACCTGCCGCTGACCCTGCTCGACGGCCAGTCCCACCTGGCCCTGGCAGCCTGCGATGCCGTGCTGATCGCGTCGGGTACTGCCACCCTGGAGGCCTTGCTGTACAAGCGCCCCATGGTCGTAGCCTATCGCCTGGCGCCGCTGACCTTCTGGATCCTCAAGCGCATGGTCAAGAGCCCCTACATCTCTCTGCCCAACCTGCTGGCCCAGCGCCTGCTGGTGCCGGAGTTATTGCAGGACGATGCAACGCCCGAAGCGCTCGCGCAAACTCTACTACCCTTGATCGACGGCGGCGAAGAGCAGACCCGTGGTTTCGATGACATTCACCGTACCCTGCGTCGTGATGCCTCGAACCAGGCGGCCGACGCCGTGTTGACCTTGATCGGCCAAAAACAGGGAGCCTTATGA
- the lpxA gene encoding acyl-ACP--UDP-N-acetylglucosamine O-acyltransferase: MSLIDPRAIIDPSAVLAADVEVGPWSIVGAGVEIGEGTVIGPHVILKGPTRIGKHNRIYQFSSVGEDTPDMKYKGEETRLVIGDHNIIREGVTIHRGTVQDRAETTLGDHNLVMAYAHIGHDSVIGNHCILVNNTALAGHVHVDDWAILSGFTLVHQYCHIGAHSFSGMGTAIGKDVPAFVTVFGNPAEARSMNFEGMRRRGFSEDAIHALRRAYKTVYRQGLTVEQALTELTEPATLFPEVAVFRDSIQASTRGITR; encoded by the coding sequence ATGAGTTTGATTGACCCTCGCGCAATCATCGATCCGTCGGCCGTACTGGCCGCCGACGTTGAGGTCGGCCCTTGGTCGATCGTCGGCGCAGGTGTGGAAATCGGCGAGGGGACTGTCATCGGGCCGCACGTGATCCTCAAGGGTCCGACCCGCATTGGCAAACACAATCGTATCTACCAGTTTTCCTCGGTAGGCGAAGACACCCCGGACATGAAGTACAAGGGTGAAGAAACACGCCTGGTAATCGGTGACCACAACATCATCCGTGAAGGCGTCACCATTCACCGCGGGACTGTGCAGGATCGTGCCGAAACCACCTTGGGTGATCACAACCTCGTCATGGCCTATGCGCATATCGGCCATGACAGCGTGATCGGCAACCATTGCATCCTGGTCAATAACACCGCGCTGGCAGGCCACGTGCACGTTGACGACTGGGCGATCCTGTCGGGATTCACCCTTGTGCATCAGTATTGCCATATCGGCGCCCACAGTTTCTCCGGCATGGGCACTGCTATCGGCAAGGATGTCCCGGCATTCGTTACGGTGTTCGGCAATCCTGCCGAAGCCCGTAGCATGAACTTCGAAGGCATGCGCCGCCGGGGTTTCAGCGAGGATGCGATCCACGCCCTGCGCCGCGCCTACAAGACCGTTTACCGCCAAGGATTGACGGTTGAGCAGGCCCTGACCGAACTGACCGAGCCGGCTACGCTGTTCCCGGAAGTCGCGGTGTTCCGTGACTCGATCCAGGCGTCGACTCGCGGCATCACCCGCTGA
- the fabZ gene encoding 3-hydroxyacyl-ACP dehydratase FabZ, producing MMDINEIREYLPHRYPFLLVDRVVDLNVEEKRIRAYKNVSINEPFFNGHFPAHPIMPGVLIIEAMAQAAGILGFKMLDLKPADGTLYYFVGSDKLRFRSPVTPGDQLILEAKFISCKRQIWKFECQASVDGKPVCSAEIICAERKL from the coding sequence ATGATGGACATCAACGAGATTCGCGAATACCTGCCTCACCGTTACCCGTTCCTGCTGGTGGATCGTGTAGTGGACCTCAACGTCGAGGAAAAGCGCATTCGTGCCTACAAGAATGTCAGCATCAACGAACCATTCTTCAACGGTCACTTTCCTGCGCATCCAATCATGCCGGGTGTGTTGATCATCGAGGCGATGGCCCAGGCTGCCGGTATCCTTGGTTTTAAAATGCTCGACCTCAAGCCTGCCGACGGCACGCTCTACTATTTCGTGGGTTCCGACAAACTGCGTTTTCGCAGCCCGGTCACCCCGGGTGACCAGTTGATCCTGGAAGCCAAGTTCATCAGCTGCAAGCGCCAGATCTGGAAGTTCGAATGCCAGGCCTCGGTCGATGGCAAGCCAGTGTGCTCTGCCGAGATCATCTGTGCGGAACGCAAACTATGA
- the lpxD gene encoding UDP-3-O-(3-hydroxymyristoyl)glucosamine N-acyltransferase, with translation MTATIRLGELAEFLGATLRGSPEKEITGLATLQEAGPAQLSFLANPQYRKYLVDCQAAAVLLKAADAEGFIGDALVVADPYLSYAKASHLFDPKPKAAGGIHPSAVIATDAQVDPSASIGAFAVIESGARIGAGVTVGAHCFIGARCEIGTDGWLAPRVTLYHDVRIGQRVVIQSGAVIGGEGFGFANSKGVWHKIAQVGGVLIGDDVEIGVNTAVDRGALADTVIGNGVKLDNQIQIAHNVQIGDHTAMAACVGISGSTRIGKHCMLAGGVGLVGHIDICDNVFITGMTMVTHSITEPGAYSSGTAMQPAAEWRKSAARLRKIDDMARRIKQLEKRVGDVTPGGNASSEG, from the coding sequence ATGACCGCGACTATCAGGCTCGGCGAGTTGGCCGAGTTCCTGGGGGCCACCTTGCGTGGCTCCCCGGAGAAAGAAATTACTGGGCTAGCCACCTTGCAGGAGGCTGGCCCAGCTCAGTTGAGCTTCCTCGCAAATCCCCAATACCGTAAGTACCTGGTCGATTGCCAGGCCGCAGCCGTGTTGCTGAAGGCCGCTGACGCCGAAGGGTTTATCGGGGATGCGCTGGTGGTGGCCGACCCGTACCTGTCGTACGCCAAGGCGTCACACCTGTTCGATCCAAAGCCTAAGGCGGCCGGTGGTATTCATCCTTCGGCCGTGATCGCCACGGATGCTCAGGTTGACCCTTCGGCCAGCATTGGTGCGTTTGCCGTGATCGAGAGTGGCGCGCGTATCGGTGCAGGCGTGACCGTGGGCGCCCACTGCTTTATCGGTGCGCGCTGTGAAATCGGCACCGATGGCTGGCTGGCTCCCCGTGTGACTCTCTACCACGATGTGCGTATTGGTCAGCGTGTGGTCATTCAGTCGGGTGCGGTGATCGGCGGTGAAGGGTTCGGTTTTGCCAACTCCAAGGGTGTCTGGCACAAGATCGCCCAGGTCGGCGGCGTATTGATCGGCGACGATGTGGAGATCGGCGTGAACACCGCTGTTGATCGCGGGGCCCTGGCCGATACCGTGATCGGCAACGGCGTGAAGCTCGATAACCAGATCCAGATCGCCCACAACGTACAGATTGGCGATCACACCGCCATGGCTGCCTGCGTGGGCATCTCCGGCAGCACCAGGATCGGCAAGCATTGCATGCTCGCCGGTGGTGTCGGGCTGGTCGGGCATATCGACATTTGCGACAACGTCTTCATCACCGGCATGACCATGGTGACCCACTCGATTACCGAGCCTGGTGCCTATTCTTCCGGTACCGCCATGCAACCTGCGGCTGAATGGCGCAAGAGTGCGGCGCGGTTGAGGAAGATCGACGACATGGCACGACGCATCAAACAGCTGGAAAAGCGTGTTGGGGACGTGACCCCTGGCGGTAATGCTTCATCAGAAGGCTGA
- a CDS encoding OmpH family outer membrane protein, protein MRKLTQLVLLATVLVTTPAFAEMKIAVLNYQMALLESDAAKRYAVDAEKKFGPQLTKLKTLESSAKGIQDRLVAGGDKMQQGERERLELEFKQKARDYQFQSKELNEAKAVADREMLKQLKPKLDSAVEEVIKKGAFDLVFERGAVIDVKPQYDITRQVIERMNQLK, encoded by the coding sequence GTGCGTAAGTTGACTCAATTGGTCTTGCTGGCCACTGTGCTGGTAACCACCCCGGCCTTCGCCGAAATGAAAATCGCCGTCCTGAACTATCAGATGGCCCTGTTGGAATCCGACGCGGCCAAGCGTTACGCCGTGGACGCCGAGAAGAAATTCGGTCCGCAACTGACCAAGCTCAAGACCCTGGAAAGCAGCGCCAAGGGCATCCAGGATCGCCTGGTAGCCGGTGGCGACAAGATGCAGCAAGGCGAGCGCGAGCGTCTGGAGCTTGAATTCAAGCAAAAGGCCCGTGACTACCAGTTCCAGTCCAAGGAACTGAACGAAGCCAAGGCCGTGGCTGACCGTGAGATGCTCAAGCAGCTCAAGCCCAAGCTCGACAGCGCCGTGGAAGAAGTCATCAAGAAGGGTGCCTTCGACCTGGTGTTCGAGCGCGGCGCCGTGATTGACGTCAAGCCTCAATACGACATCACCCGCCAGGTGATCGAGCGCATGAACCAGCTGAAGTAA